One window from the genome of Chloroflexaceae bacterium encodes:
- the ruvB gene encoding Holliday junction branch migration DNA helicase RuvB has product MDETERLLSPKRAGDDPQAEKSLRPRTLAEFIGQEKVVDQLRIAIAAAKARAEPLDHTLFYGPPGLGKTSLANVIANEMGVAIKVTSGPAIERAGDLAAILTNLQKNDILFIDEVHRLNRAVEEVLYPAMEDFALDLIVGKGPGARNLRLKLPRFTVIGATTRLALLTSPLRDRFVAPHRLEFYSDEAMRDIVMRSARILGVAISPEAAYELGRRARGTPRIANRLLRRVRDYAQVVAEGTIDLPVARAALSQLEVDELGLDENDRRLLRAIIDLFNGGPVGVATLAAALAEEVDAIEDVYEPFLLQLGFLQRTPRGRIATRRAYAHLGTPYVERQPPPDPDETIQGRLW; this is encoded by the coding sequence ATGGACGAGACCGAGCGCCTGCTCAGCCCCAAACGCGCGGGTGACGACCCTCAGGCCGAGAAGAGCCTGCGCCCGCGCACCCTGGCTGAATTCATCGGCCAGGAGAAGGTGGTGGACCAACTGCGTATTGCCATCGCTGCGGCAAAGGCCCGCGCCGAACCTCTCGACCATACGCTCTTCTACGGCCCCCCCGGCCTGGGGAAGACCTCGCTGGCCAATGTGATCGCCAACGAGATGGGCGTGGCCATCAAGGTCACCAGCGGCCCGGCCATCGAACGCGCTGGCGATCTGGCCGCCATTCTTACCAACCTCCAGAAGAACGACATCCTATTTATTGATGAAGTCCATCGCCTCAACCGCGCTGTGGAAGAAGTGCTCTACCCGGCAATGGAGGATTTTGCCCTCGACCTCATCGTCGGCAAGGGCCCCGGCGCGCGCAATCTGCGCTTGAAACTGCCCCGCTTCACCGTCATCGGCGCGACGACCCGCCTGGCCCTGCTCACCTCGCCCCTCCGCGACCGCTTTGTGGCCCCGCACCGCCTGGAGTTCTACTCCGACGAAGCCATGCGCGACATCGTGATGCGCTCGGCGCGCATCCTTGGAGTGGCGATCAGCCCCGAGGCCGCCTACGAACTGGGGCGGCGCGCCCGTGGCACGCCACGGATCGCCAACCGCCTGCTGCGGCGCGTGCGCGACTATGCCCAGGTCGTGGCCGAAGGGACGATTGATCTGCCCGTGGCCCGCGCCGCCCTGAGCCAGCTCGAAGTGGATGAGCTTGGCCTCGATGAGAACGACCGCCGCCTGCTGCGGGCAATCATTGACCTGTTCAACGGCGGCCCGGTAGGGGTTGCTACCCTCGCGGCGGCCCTGGCGGAAGAAGTGGACGCCATCGAGGATGTCTACGAGCCGTTCCTGCTGCAACTGGGCTTCCTGCAACGCACCCCCCGCGGGCGCATCGCCACGCGCCGGGCCTACGCCCACCTCGGCACACCCTACGTCGAGCGCCAGCCCCCTCCCGACCCCGATGAGACGATCCAGGGACGTCTGTGGTAA
- a CDS encoding HlyD family efflux transporter periplasmic adaptor subunit has translation MPGSFAPTPTPVPEVENVAPRVVADGRIVPIRSAELRFLTAGVVEAILVEEGQRVAAGAPLARLDGAELAVAVEQARAALDEARAQYDLLREPADPEAVAAAEAQLAQAEALARQARGRVTSADIRAARDELAQARALLARLLAGARSTEAEQARAALAQAEANLEAQRATLSAAKLAAETRLSQAANALRDAQDAYSRIYWENVELEKLRSELPQARRDAEAAARRAVENGQAALAQAQVDLERAREAERSGIAAAEAQVREAAARLEQVLAGADADQIAAARARVSAAEAALARLTGEARAGEVAAAEAAVAQARAALEQLTTPPRTPELAAAEARVRAAQAALRQAELTLERATLAAPFAGTVVQINLKVGEQPSPNEPAVVLADFSAWRVETSDLTELDVVNVRVGDRVTLTFDALPDLTLSGTVTKMQALGKTYQGDVIYTVTVEPQQWDERLRWNMTATVTIEGE, from the coding sequence GTGCCAGGGTCGTTCGCGCCGACCCCCACCCCCGTGCCCGAGGTTGAGAACGTGGCGCCGCGAGTGGTGGCCGATGGGCGGATCGTGCCGATACGTAGCGCTGAACTGCGCTTTCTGACCGCTGGCGTGGTCGAGGCGATCCTGGTAGAGGAAGGCCAGAGGGTGGCCGCTGGCGCGCCACTGGCGCGGCTCGACGGCGCGGAGCTTGCCGTAGCGGTGGAACAGGCGCGCGCGGCGCTCGATGAGGCCCGTGCCCAGTACGACCTGCTGCGGGAGCCGGCTGACCCGGAGGCGGTTGCCGCCGCCGAGGCGCAGCTTGCCCAGGCCGAGGCCCTTGCCCGGCAGGCGCGCGGGCGGGTGACGTCCGCCGATATACGGGCTGCGCGCGACGAGCTGGCACAGGCGCGCGCCCTGCTGGCGCGGCTGCTCGCCGGGGCGCGGAGCACCGAGGCCGAGCAGGCCCGCGCTGCTCTGGCGCAGGCGGAGGCCAACCTGGAGGCTCAGCGGGCCACCCTGTCGGCAGCCAAACTCGCCGCCGAGACGCGCCTGAGCCAAGCCGCCAATGCCCTGCGTGACGCCCAGGACGCCTATTCGCGCATCTACTGGGAGAACGTTGAGCTGGAAAAACTGCGGAGTGAGTTGCCCCAGGCGCGCCGCGACGCCGAGGCCGCGGCGCGCCGCGCCGTCGAGAACGGGCAGGCCGCGCTGGCGCAGGCGCAGGTGGATCTGGAGCGCGCCCGTGAGGCCGAGCGCAGCGGCATCGCCGCCGCCGAGGCCCAGGTGCGCGAGGCCGCCGCGCGCCTGGAGCAGGTGCTGGCGGGAGCGGATGCCGACCAGATCGCGGCCGCCCGCGCCCGTGTCAGCGCTGCTGAGGCGGCCCTGGCGCGCCTCACTGGTGAGGCGCGCGCTGGCGAAGTGGCAGCGGCCGAAGCTGCTGTGGCCCAGGCCCGTGCGGCTCTGGAACAACTCACTACCCCGCCGCGCACGCCTGAACTGGCCGCCGCCGAGGCCCGCGTCCGCGCCGCTCAGGCCGCGCTACGCCAGGCCGAATTGACCCTCGAACGCGCGACCCTCGCCGCGCCCTTCGCCGGCACGGTGGTGCAGATCAACTTGAAAGTCGGCGAACAACCCTCGCCGAACGAGCCAGCCGTCGTTCTGGCCGATTTCAGCGCCTGGCGCGTTGAGACCAGCGATCTGACGGAGCTTGATGTGGTGAATGTGCGGGTCGGCGATCGGGTGACGCTTACGTTCGACGCTCTGCCCGATCTCACCCTGTCCGGTACGGTAACGAAGATGCAGGCCCTGGGCAAGACCTACCAGGGCGACGTGATCTACACCGTCACCGTTGAGCCGCAGCAGTGGGACGAGCGCCTGCGCTGGAACATGACCGCCACGGTGACCATTGAGGGTGAGTGA
- a CDS encoding CBS domain-containing protein, with protein sequence MLVRDRMSAHPVTIEPESSALSALGIMQYHRLRHLPVTDANGRLVGILAERDLLLAASRYLHAGMEVSEVMSRDVFRVKPDTPIEEAALLMANHSIGSLPVVDDEGLIVGIITESDMFRALAEIVSAGRTVEQR encoded by the coding sequence ATGCTGGTCCGCGATCGGATGAGTGCCCACCCGGTAACCATTGAACCAGAGTCGAGCGCCTTGTCTGCGCTCGGCATCATGCAGTACCACCGACTCCGCCATCTTCCCGTCACCGATGCGAATGGCCGGCTGGTAGGCATCCTCGCCGAGCGTGATCTCCTGCTGGCAGCCTCACGTTACCTCCACGCGGGGATGGAGGTCTCTGAGGTGATGTCGCGTGATGTTTTCCGGGTAAAGCCAGATACGCCGATCGAGGAAGCGGCGTTGCTCATGGCCAATCATAGCATCGGCAGTCTGCCAGTGGTTGATGATGAGGGGCTGATTGTCGGCATTATCACCGAGAGCGATATGTTCCGCGCCCTCGCCGAGATCGTTTCAGCAGGACGAACGGTTGAGCAACGCTGA
- a CDS encoding ABC transporter substrate-binding protein: protein MSRPPRWQRDALVDGMALGVLALYALLAWSAAGGPRGAPPLDPVWTAMQRRETLRVATDVGFRPFAFERDGEVIGYDIDLARAIAAELGVKVEFVPTGFDALYDSLVSGRADMIASALPYAPEQGFRARFSRFYFDAGQVLVAPAGAPIAGVADLSGQTVGVALGADADALARRLLRAGANFRLRQNYDDPADALADLRAGQLDAVITDMVTALEATQGRADLRIVGALTSEPLVLAFPRSAFRLEAEVNRILDDLQRDGFFARLNEHWFGIGGAPPP, encoded by the coding sequence ATGAGTCGCCCGCCTCGATGGCAGCGTGATGCGCTGGTGGACGGGATGGCCCTGGGCGTGCTGGCGCTGTACGCGCTGCTGGCGTGGAGCGCCGCAGGCGGCCCCCGGGGGGCGCCGCCCCTCGACCCGGTCTGGACAGCAATGCAACGTCGAGAGACGTTGCGGGTGGCGACCGACGTGGGCTTCCGCCCGTTTGCCTTTGAGCGGGATGGGGAAGTGATCGGCTACGACATTGACCTGGCCCGGGCCATCGCCGCGGAACTGGGGGTAAAGGTCGAGTTCGTGCCCACGGGCTTCGACGCGCTCTACGACAGCCTGGTGAGCGGTCGGGCGGATATGATCGCCTCGGCGCTGCCTTACGCCCCCGAACAGGGCTTCCGCGCCCGTTTCTCACGCTTTTACTTCGACGCGGGGCAGGTTCTGGTCGCGCCTGCCGGGGCGCCCATCGCCGGGGTCGCCGATCTGAGCGGCCAGACGGTGGGCGTGGCTCTGGGCGCCGACGCTGACGCCCTCGCCCGGCGCCTGCTGCGCGCAGGGGCGAACTTCAGGCTTCGCCAGAACTACGACGACCCCGCCGATGCTCTGGCCGACCTGCGAGCGGGCCAGCTCGACGCGGTCATTACCGACATGGTGACGGCGCTGGAGGCCACCCAGGGCCGTGCGGATCTGCGCATCGTCGGCGCCCTGACCAGCGAACCCCTGGTCCTGGCCTTCCCCCGTTCGGCCTTCCGGCTCGAAGCCGAGGTCAACCGCATCCTCGATGATTTGCAGCGCGACGGCTTCTTCGCGCGGCTGAACGAACACTGGTTCGGGATTGGCGGCGCCCCGCCGCCATGA
- a CDS encoding AAA family ATPase, producing the protein MAIEPYRPNDAQYRDDFDRELDKKLDKLFYRWQWKLFRFVRTLIFIAIGIWLATNLLPPVFETILSGNLGPMILQFIPVAIYLFFFIGFQFFLMYYFMARTRIYWVKPGETGISFKDYRGNPEVLEAARRVVTLLKGAKEFKKMGGEVTRGILLIGPPGTGKSYLAQAISTEAGVPFGYLSAPSLQSAWMGMGNIKVMNLYRKARRFAREYGACIIFIDEIDAIGGARSTSLMGTGAAGMEGAAAGGLHRVVMGIGGIMGGGNGILNELLLQMDPPPQDSWWGKLLRTLRLRSGKPDMPPVLTMAATNLAETLDAALLRPGRFDRKIAVEPPDADGRREVIEYYLSKVKHEPMPIDRMVSDTIGYTPVAIKYCINEATIHAHFDGRAAINYWDFTRARETHEWGLRQPIRSMSYEERRRIAYHEAGHAYAMVKLLKKERLTKVTIVRHGTALGFAAWKPEEEIHTRTKDELLDRIKISLASRAAEELFLGIQMSGVTSDLQSATGLAAMMVGAYGMDESFFSYLTFGMQGLNAPDIKPRIEAILQEQYRQVKSLLENNPEAVIAIAEALILRNELTDIDVKEILDRVEAEHPFTPISARRERAAFGFAAAARAQSSGALVRRRREARPGALPAPGTIILDAEQRRDESTGVI; encoded by the coding sequence ATGGCCATTGAGCCCTACCGCCCCAACGACGCACAATACCGCGATGATTTCGATCGCGAGCTCGACAAGAAGCTGGATAAGCTCTTCTACCGCTGGCAGTGGAAGCTCTTCCGCTTCGTCCGCACGCTGATCTTCATTGCGATCGGGATCTGGCTGGCGACCAACTTGCTGCCCCCGGTGTTCGAGACCATTCTGTCGGGCAACCTTGGCCCGATGATCCTGCAATTCATCCCTGTCGCTATTTACCTGTTCTTCTTCATTGGCTTTCAGTTCTTTCTCATGTACTACTTTATGGCCCGTACCCGCATCTACTGGGTAAAGCCAGGCGAGACGGGCATCAGTTTCAAGGACTACCGCGGCAACCCCGAGGTGCTGGAGGCGGCGCGGCGGGTGGTGACGCTGCTGAAGGGGGCCAAGGAGTTCAAGAAGATGGGCGGCGAGGTGACCCGCGGCATTCTGCTGATCGGGCCGCCCGGCACCGGCAAGAGCTACCTGGCGCAGGCCATTTCAACCGAGGCGGGGGTGCCCTTTGGCTATCTCAGCGCCCCATCGTTGCAGTCGGCCTGGATGGGGATGGGTAACATCAAGGTGATGAACCTGTACCGCAAGGCTCGTCGCTTCGCTCGCGAGTATGGGGCCTGCATTATCTTCATTGATGAAATTGACGCCATCGGCGGCGCCCGCTCGACCAGCCTGATGGGTACCGGCGCCGCCGGGATGGAGGGCGCCGCCGCTGGCGGTTTGCACAGGGTGGTGATGGGCATCGGCGGCATCATGGGCGGCGGCAACGGCATTCTCAATGAACTGCTGCTGCAGATGGACCCGCCGCCCCAGGATAGCTGGTGGGGCAAGCTGTTGCGCACCCTGCGGCTCCGCAGCGGCAAGCCCGATATGCCCCCCGTGCTCACGATGGCGGCCACCAACCTGGCCGAGACGCTCGACGCCGCCTTGCTCCGTCCGGGCCGCTTCGACCGCAAGATCGCCGTTGAACCGCCGGATGCCGATGGGCGCCGCGAGGTGATCGAGTACTACCTCAGCAAGGTCAAGCACGAGCCGATGCCCATCGACCGCATGGTTTCCGATACCATCGGCTACACCCCGGTGGCGATCAAGTACTGCATCAACGAAGCTACCATTCACGCCCACTTCGACGGTCGCGCCGCCATCAACTACTGGGACTTCACCCGCGCCCGCGAGACCCACGAGTGGGGCCTGCGCCAGCCCATCCGCAGCATGTCCTATGAGGAGCGCCGCCGCATCGCCTACCACGAAGCCGGACATGCCTACGCCATGGTCAAGCTGCTCAAGAAGGAGCGGCTCACCAAAGTTACCATCGTGCGTCACGGCACCGCCCTCGGCTTTGCCGCATGGAAGCCGGAGGAAGAGATCCACACCCGGACCAAGGACGAGTTGCTTGACCGGATCAAGATCAGCCTGGCCAGCCGCGCTGCCGAGGAACTCTTCCTGGGCATTCAGATGAGCGGCGTGACCAGCGACCTGCAGAGCGCCACCGGCCTGGCGGCGATGATGGTCGGGGCCTACGGGATGGATGAGAGCTTCTTCTCCTACCTCACCTTTGGCATGCAGGGCCTGAACGCGCCGGACATTAAGCCGCGCATTGAGGCTATTCTGCAGGAGCAGTACCGCCAGGTGAAGAGCCTGCTCGAGAACAACCCCGAGGCGGTCATCGCCATTGCCGAGGCGCTTATCCTGCGCAACGAGTTGACCGACATTGACGTGAAGGAGATCCTTGATCGGGTTGAGGCCGAGCATCCCTTCACGCCGATCAGCGCCCGCAGGGAGCGCGCGGCCTTCGGTTTCGCTGCGGCTGCCCGCGCGCAGAGCAGCGGCGCTCTGGTGCGCCGGCGCCGCGAGGCGCGACCTGGCGCCCTGCCGGCGCCCGGCACGATTATCCTCGATGCCGAGCAGCGCCGCGACGAGAGTACAGGCGTCATCTGA
- a CDS encoding DUF4212 domain-containing protein: MTDLTKLPAEERARLYWRENLRLITTLVIIWFAVSYVPVLFVNQLNNIVIAGFPLGYYMGSQGSLVVFVILIFYYAFAMNRLDAKYGLSDRDR, translated from the coding sequence ATGACCGACCTCACCAAGCTGCCCGCCGAGGAGCGCGCCAGGCTCTACTGGCGGGAGAACCTTCGCCTGATCACCACGCTGGTCATCATCTGGTTCGCGGTCTCGTATGTGCCGGTGCTGTTCGTCAATCAGTTGAACAACATCGTGATCGCCGGCTTCCCCCTGGGCTACTATATGGGCTCGCAGGGATCGCTGGTGGTGTTCGTGATCCTCATCTTCTACTACGCCTTTGCCATGAACCGGCTTGACGCGAAGTACGGCCTGAGTGACCGCGACCGCTAG
- a CDS encoding STAS domain-containing protein: MVTELEAEVARLRRMLERRDAIITALAEVARLLSVHLDPRTQMSQMLAVLGEAVQVSRAYIFVDLTPDDDHAVISQVAEWVAPGITPQIDNPELQNLPFTEAGFGRWERLLKQNGVVYGRVADFPASEQKLLEVQDILALVAAPIFVGQRWWGFVGFDHCTVAHSWEAVEVEALRSAAVMFGAALYRRETEDRMLAAQREALRELSTPLIPITDDVVIMPLIGVIDSSRAHMVMETLLDGVTRQQARLVILDITGVPVVDSQVAQALIQAAQAVKLLGARVMLTGIQPQIAQTLVHLGVDLSGIQTQSSLQAGIAVALQG; the protein is encoded by the coding sequence GTGGTCACGGAACTGGAAGCTGAAGTTGCGCGCCTGCGGCGCATGCTGGAACGGCGCGACGCGATCATCACCGCGCTCGCCGAGGTGGCGCGATTGTTGTCGGTTCATCTTGATCCCCGAACGCAGATGTCGCAGATGCTCGCCGTGCTGGGAGAGGCGGTCCAGGTCAGCCGGGCCTATATCTTCGTGGACCTCACGCCGGATGACGATCACGCCGTGATAAGCCAGGTGGCGGAGTGGGTGGCGCCGGGAATTACGCCGCAGATTGACAATCCCGAGTTGCAGAACCTGCCTTTCACCGAGGCGGGCTTTGGGCGCTGGGAGCGCCTGCTGAAGCAGAACGGGGTCGTCTACGGCAGGGTGGCTGATTTTCCGGCTTCCGAGCAGAAGTTGCTGGAGGTGCAGGACATCCTTGCACTGGTCGCAGCGCCAATTTTCGTTGGGCAGCGCTGGTGGGGATTTGTGGGCTTTGACCACTGCACCGTGGCCCATAGCTGGGAGGCGGTCGAGGTAGAGGCCTTGCGCAGCGCGGCGGTGATGTTTGGCGCCGCGCTCTACCGCCGCGAGACGGAGGATCGCATGCTGGCGGCCCAGCGCGAGGCCCTGCGCGAATTGTCCACGCCACTCATACCAATCACCGATGACGTGGTGATTATGCCGCTGATCGGAGTGATTGACAGCAGCCGGGCGCACATGGTGATGGAGACCCTCCTCGATGGGGTGACGCGGCAGCAGGCCCGTCTGGTTATCCTGGACATCACCGGCGTTCCGGTGGTGGACAGTCAGGTGGCGCAGGCGTTGATCCAGGCGGCGCAGGCGGTGAAGCTGCTGGGCGCGCGGGTGATGCTCACCGGCATCCAGCCTCAGATCGCCCAGACGCTGGTGCATCTCGGCGTGGATCTGAGCGGCATCCAGACCCAGAGCAGTTTGCAGGCGGGCATCGCAGTGGCGTTGCAGGGGTAG